Part of the Solanum pennellii chromosome 10, SPENNV200 genome is shown below.
TGTGAGGGTTTCCAAAGGGGTTTATAATGTCTAGGCTACTCCATCCATTGCCTTAAGGTTTTGGGTTGGATGCTCAGATTccttcacatggtatcagagctaaaaCTTTATGAGCCCATTTACACAACCTCCTTCTCTCTTCGTGTTTTATCACTCTAGGTGGTGTGAAAGTCGGCAAAGGgttttacatggtatcagagccaaacTTTGTCAAACTTTTTCACAACCTCATCTCTATCTTTTGTCACTCTAGGCTTCTCTCTCTAACCAATCCATGGGGTTGCTTTGGCTACTCTATCTCTCTCGCAATTCACATCGAGCCACCGGCGTTACTCCAGGTCCACTCATTAGCATATTGAGCCTAATCTATCTTCCTCTACCCCAAGATCACTTCTGTTGGGCCTCCTCCCTCTCTacttataaagaaaaataaattaaaaatcaaatgcATGTGTAAACCCTTGAAGGAGGTTACACATGCCATGAAGTGTTAGAGACTGCTATAGTTGTCTATCATTGGTTGTGTAAAGATTTCTAAAGAATTTATATTTCCTACACCACTCCATCGATTGCCTTAAGGTTTAGGTTAGATGCTCAACTTTAGCCACAAATATATTTGTAACTATGATGGAAATAAAGAAAACCAGTAACAGTCAGTATTTTGAGTTCAGAGTTCATAAACTTCCTCGCCACACTCTGGATTTCTTTGTTCTTAGCCTTCctcttttttttgtatatatacttTGTGCGGCATGCAGTAGTGGATAAGCagaataataattaagattttCATCCCCTATAACATCGATTCAACTTAAATGGTAAATGATTCCCAAAACTATTTGGACTCCCATGATTGGATATCAACCGTTTGCTTGGCAAAATATCCAAAGGTGCAATATAATGGTCAACGAAGGTGGAATGAAGACCATGGGAGATTAGAGTAGGTACGAGTCTAGTTAATCCTTAGTGGGTGGAGACGTGGAGTTACATAGTATCTGTATTGGTGGGAGCCTGCAGCGCAAACCATcgttataaaattttattgttaaaaaattCTTTGAGAAACCAAATCCATGCCTTGGACTGTTGAAGAAATTGAGTTTGTAGCAGTATAGAACATCTACACGCATAAATTACGCCTAActgtaaaattaatataattttactgTTCAATAATCAGGTCGGCAGGTGATTCCTCAACACTTCATTTGGTTATAGATAATAAAGCAAGTAGACAACTCTCTACCAGTTCTACCCAAGCAGGCTTGATGAAGCCTATGATTGTCAAACTAGCCAACCTTCATTCATACAGAATAGAATGGAAAGAAGTTAAGAATAGTAAGATCAAAAAATACACACAAATAAGCAAAATTATGACCACTAACCGTGTTGTTTCTTTGTGTATGTCCTAATATATCAGTGCCCAGCTGATTTAACTCCAAGTTGAGCTTCATGTTTGCTAAAGTTGACAAGTCACCATCTGTAAGTATTACCTGCATCATCATATGGAGAAGACTCTAAATTAATCATTACCCTTTTGGTAATTCCAAGTTGAGCTTCATGTTTTTGCTTTGATTTTCTTGAACCGAGAGTCTTTCAGAAACAACATCTCTACCCCGTAGAGGTAGTGATAAGGCATGCTTACACTCTACCCTTCCCAGACCCCATTTTTTAGAATTTCACTGGGTATATGTTGATGTAACATAGAACCAAAATGTTGAAAGTTAATCCAATTACGAGACTTGTTGCATCATCAAAATTGAGATGCAACAATACTAGATTTTAGAGCAATTTCTGACAAAAATAAGTGAACGATTTAATAATCTGATCATTGCCTCAtaagtaattttaattaataacgATTTATGCTACATATCAGCATAAATAGGTATTCAATCAACTACTACTTCCTTTATCTAAGGAAATGGGGAGATCGATTATCATGTAACACATCATATTGATGTGGTCTTGTGCGACAAAAAGGTACTACCAAAACTTAAAGGTAAGTTCTACAAAGCGGTGGTTAGACCGACGTTGTTGTATGGGGTGGAGTGTTGGGCAATCAAGAACTCCTATATTTAAAATGCAAGTTGCCGAATGAGGATGCTGAGATGGATGTGTCGGCATACCAAATATATAAGATTAAGAATGATGATTTTTGGAACAAGGTGGAAGTGACCTCCGTGATGGACAGGAGGAGGAGGGAGGCGAGGTTGAGATGATTTGAACATGTAAAGAAGAGAGCAAATGTCCTAATGTGGAGGTGTGAGAGGTTGAATATGGTGGGAAGGAAAAGAGGTAGGGATAGGTAAAAGAAGTATTGGGAGAAGTGACTAGACAAGACATGCTTACCGAGGACATAAACTTAAATAAAGAGTATTCGGAGGTCGCAAATTAGGGTAGAATAACGTTAGTATGTAATTGAGCGTTGTCTTACTTTTCAATGGGAGTACGCTTAATGGTAGTCTAGAGCGTCATGTAAGTTGTACTATTAGCCTTACTCATGGAATTTCTTTGTCTTTGATATATTATCATATGACGTTATTATTCCTTTTCTATATGTTTTGTGTTGTTTCCTATATAGTTGCCACGCTTACTTCATTGTTGTATTTCCTCGCTCATGACTATTCTTATTTGATGACTTGAGCCGAAGGTCTTTCGAAAATAGTCTGCCTACCTCCAAAAGATAGGGGTAAGGTCTTatgtacactctaccctccttAGACCTCACTTGTGGGACAAATTAGACTCTACCCTCCCTAGATCCCCACTTGTGGGACTATACtaatatgttgttgtattattCATAAGAACAGTAGTATGTTCAACAATAGGAATACTATTAACCGAGGCTTCTAAAATGTTTGTTGTTTCAGTAATTAAAACAAGGACGGCCATTATGTCTATCCTAGGATGTAAATACCGTCTAATAAACTACTAGACTAAGCAAAAAGTGCCACAACTTGGAATGCATTAGTTCATATTTTATGATGGCAAAACTATGTTATGGAAAAATAAGACGAAATGTTCATGATTGTAAGAGAGCTTCTCTTTCACTTTTAGCAATTGGGTGACAAGAGCATGGATTGCTTATTCCAAATTGTAGTTGAGGAAATTGATAGGTCACATCTAGTCATTATTAATTACATGCTTCACGACCTAAAGAAAACCATATGTTCAGTCAATCACCCCAACCACTTTCAATAGAAGACGAGGAGGCATATTGAATATAGAAGATGAAGCCAATTGTAGCCTCAAATACAATTAGTGGAAGAGAAAAATGATTCCCGAAATTGTTCCGTGAGGACCCTCCTTCAGGAACATACAAAATTATGATCCCATCTACAAACGGAAACACACACATAGTGAAGCTCAAAATGAGCAAGAAATAAACGTGTGATGCATTTGAGAAAAAGACAAGAGGCAGAATTTGCAGAAAAAAGACGGAATGAAAAAGGAAACTTGCCTTGGAGCAATTTGTCTGAGCTAGACAGACACCAACCAATCCAACACCCGAACCAACCTGCTTTGTTAATAGATTAAATACAAGAAATAGCAAACTCTGTTATTATACTAATCAAGCTGACTACACCCATAAAAGAGCATTGCCAACCGACAAACAAAAAAGGACACTCGACCTAGGAAAAAACCACAAAGATGTAACAAGATTAGACATTTCAATTTTCCCTAAGAAACATTGTAGTGGAACAATTTGATAAACTAAGACAAACAGATGAATACTTCTACAAGCTGTCTCACCTCAAGACAAGATTTGTCCAAGAACACTTCTGGAAAAGAAAGTATGAACTCTGAAAGGAACAAACCTGATGGCCAGATTGAGCACCTGCTTCAACCAAGAAATACAGAGGACAAACTGGATCAGCCGTTACACTGGGAATAGAATGTCAGCAGCAAATTATAAAACAACAAAGAAGCAAATCTGTCACAATATCAGGCAGTTATTGTAAAGCCTCGAAAGTACAATCAATTATTTCAGGCTAATTAAATGCCTAACGATGTTATTAAAGTGACTTTGACAACAAAGAAGCAAATCTTTCACAATATCAGCCAGTTATTGTAAAGCCTCGAAAATACAATCAATTATTTCTGGCTAATCAAATGCCTAACGATGTGATTAAAGTGACTCTGAGGAGTATTCGCGCCCACATGAGAATGGTGGGGTCATTGGAATGTGTGACATATAACTCCCAGGCATCCTCGTGTTGTCCCTTATGTCACGAGCGGTGAGCCTGGGAGTAAGGGAATGAAGATGGGAAGATGGGGTTGGGAAGTATATCATTGCCCATCACGAGCCCCTGCGTGAGAAGTCCTGGGCACTCAAACTCTTTCTCACAGTTAGCTCATGCCACGAGCAAGGGACCCGTAGCCCTGGCCAGACCTCTCTCCTATAAGCActtttaactttccaaataGGCTACAGGTAGCTATCAACGTAAAGCGTAAGCATACAGAATTGAAAGTTGAAGTCCATCGTAGAAGACCACGATACAAACCCCATCAAAgggaaaacaaaaaatataaaacgtAAGTGACTTCTTTCAATTGAGCTTGCTTTGGTGGACGGAGTTATTCTATACATGTGGGAGGTAGCAGGTACCAAGTGGATTAGTCGAAGTGAGTGAGAATTGACCCGGACACCACCTTAACAAAAAAAGCAAGGAAGAGCTTAGACATATAGATTGTCAACCAGCTTGCTACTTTGCATACTAAGTTACCCCAGAAAGCTTGTTAGTCATTCCCAGCTGCAATAAGAGAATCTCTATAAGAAAAGTTATAAAGCACCCAAAGATTTAAAATTTCTGAAACGTTCTCATGGAAGTATCTTTCAACCAAATTCAAAAACCTAGGGCTGCATATCCTTGAATAAAGTCAACTCccttcaaaaagaaaatgaaatgggACAGTACATACCCTGTATCACCTTCAAGCATGTTGAGTGAACATTGCAACGTGACTTCCAATTTCCTAAATATTTGACAACTTGAGGGTTGTGAACAATCTGTGTACACCAAAAATTAGATACTCAATGTTGCTAAAAGTAGCTAAACATCATTCTATAAAAAGGAACGAAAAGAAAAACTCCTCACCCTTGGGAAATAGAAACGAAAATCTTCTTAACATTCTTGTGCTTCCTTTTGCCAATTCATCATCCTTCCAAAAAAAGAAGGCCAATTTCACAATGGTTACATGGTGATGCTAAAATCCTAATCATTATTGATagcaacttttaaaaatatttaccttCACAGAAGCCAGACAATAAATATACTTTTCATACAATTCATCCAAAACAACGTCCCCATTTGACTCGATTTCAACAATGAGTTTCTTTAAGAATCTTTTCAAATAAGGCAAATTACACTTCACATCCTGCAGCATTAAAAAGCTCATTGAAAATCAAACAATACTACCCCAAGAGATAATTCTATTCAGGAAAGGAAATCTTTTAACAAGACAGTTAAAGGTTTAATGAACTTACTGATTTCTTGATACATACGTTCCATATGAAACTTTGCACTCTTTCCGTAATGGAACCACCTCCAAAATCCCTAGTGTAATTCACATATTA
Proteins encoded:
- the LOC107032023 gene encoding protein-lysine N-methyltransferase EEF2KMT isoform X1 translates to MEKEGELHESSTPCLYLVSAFLACEPPDFVVSFARDFGGGSITERVQSFIWNVCIKKSDVKCNLPYLKRFLKKLIVEIESNGDVVLDELYEKYIYCLASVKDDELAKGSTRMLRRFSFLFPKDCSQPSSCQIFRKLEVTLQCSLNMLEGDTGCSIWPSGLFLSEFILSFPEVFLDKSCLEVGSGVGLVGVCLAQTNCSKVILTDGDLSTLANMKLNLELNQLGTDILGHTQRNNTLQCLYLPWESAAENELREFMPDIVLGADVIYDPLCLPHLVRVLAILLKREDLNVSHLNNGCKDSYPPDRRCFESEETSSAGELDIYGDPHAEHLSPVAYIASVIRTIDTFNYFLSLAEKEKLLVSDITETMKPLDLLPYVKSYQRSNVRMFKISYLHK
- the LOC107032023 gene encoding protein-lysine N-methyltransferase EEF2KMT isoform X2, coding for MEKEGELHESSTPCLYLVSAFLACEPPDFVVSFARDFGGGSITERVQSFIWNVCIKKSDVKCNLPYLKRFLKKLIVEIESNGDVVLDELYEKYIYCLASVKDDELAKGSTRMLRRFSFLFPKDCSQPSSCQIFRKLEVTLQCSLNMLEGDTGCSIWPSGLFLSEFILSFPEVFLDKSCLEVGSGVGLVGVCLAQTNCSKVILTDGDLSTLANMKLNLELNQLGTDILGHTQRNNTLQCLYLPWESAAENELREFMPDIVLGADVIYDPLCLPHLVRVLAILLKREDLNVSHLNNGCKDSYPPDRRCFESEETSSAEKEKLLVSDITETMKPLDLLPYVKSYQRSNVRMFKISYLHK